A window of the Miscanthus floridulus cultivar M001 chromosome 14, ASM1932011v1, whole genome shotgun sequence genome harbors these coding sequences:
- the LOC136504407 gene encoding adenylate kinase 4: MAANLEDVPSLDLMHELLRRMKCSSKPDKRLILIGPPGSGKGTQSPIIKDEYCLCHLATGDMLRAAVAAKTPLGIKAKEAMDKGELVSDDLVVGIIDEAMKKPSCQKGFILDGFPRTVTQAQKLDEMLAKQGANVDKVLNFAIDDAILEERITGRWIHPASGRTYHTKFAPPKAPGVDDVTGEPLIQRRDDTAEVLKSRLEAFHRQTEPVIDYYSKKGLVVNLPAEKPPKEVTAEVQKALSR, encoded by the exons ATGGCGGCGAATCTGGAGGATGTGCCGTCACTGGATCTGATGCACGAGCTGCTCCGCCGCATGAAGTGCAGCTCCAAGCCCGACAAGCGCCTCATCCTCATCG GCCcacctggctctggaaagggaacTCAGTCGCCCATTATTAAGGATGAATATTGCCTGTGCCATTTAGCCACTGGTGATATGCTGAGGGCTGCTGTGGCGGCCAAGACACCTCTAGGTATCAAAGCAAAAGAAGCTATGGATAAG GGAGAGCTTGTTTCAGATGACTTGGTTGTGGGGATTATTGATGAAGCTATGAAGAAACCCTCATGCCAGAAAGGTTTCATTCTTGATGGCTTCCCTAGAACTGTCACTCAAGCACAGAAG CTTGATGAGATGTTGGCAAAGCAAGGCGCTAATGTTGACAAGGTTTTGAACTTTGCAATTGATGATGCTATATTGGAAGAACGGATTACTGGTCGTTGGATCCACCCAGCCAGTGGTAGGACTTACCATACAAAATTTGCACCTCCAAAGGCTCCAGGAGTTGATGAT GTAACTGGGGAGCCATTGATTCAAAGGAGAGATGACACAGCTGAGGTCTTGAAGTCAAGGCTTGAAGCCTTCCACAGACAAACTGAACCT GTGATTGACTATTACTCCAAGAAAGGCTTAGTGGTGAACCTGCCTGCAGAGAAACCACCAAAGGAAGTGACTGCTGAGGTGCAGAAAGCACTCTCGCGATGA
- the LOC136506066 gene encoding fasciclin-like arabinogalactan protein 6 → MACHTVLPLLFLPFLLAMAATADDVAPGPTTPPPELNLTSILENGGQYTTLLRLLNATRITEQITSQLKNSYDGLTFFAPNDNAFTMLKAGTLNALTDQEQIQLLLYHVLPRYYSLTTFQTASNPLHTEASGPGGMYSVNVSTSTTAPLVNVSTGVVDVPISSTLFARFPFAVYSVDDVLQPPQMFGSSHKASAPAPGQAAAAAGRQKGVPKSDVAAEPSEAVEEPEGSSTNAAAAGRGIAVWLTTVIVLGGMALFLNLLVSA, encoded by the coding sequence ATGGCCTGCCACACTGTCCTGCCACTTCTCTTCCTCCCTTTCCTCTTGGCAATGGCAGCAACTGCGGACGACGTGGCCCCTGGTCCTACCACACCACCACCGGAGCTCAACCTGACCAGCATCCTGGAAAACGGCGGGCAGTACACGACGCTGCTCCGCCTGCTGAACGCCACCCGGATAACCGAGCAGATCACCAGCCAGCTCAAGAACTCGTACGACGGCCTGACCTTCTTCGCGCCCAACGACAAcgccttcaccatgctcaaggcCGGCACGCTCAACGCCCTCACCGACCAGGAGCAGATCCAGCTGCTGCTCTACCACGTCCTGCCCCGCTACTACAGCCTCACGACGTTCCAGACGGCCAGCAACCCGCTGCACACCGAGGCGTCGGGCCCCGGCGGCATGTACAGCGTCAACGTGAGCACCAGCACGACGGCCCCCCTGGTGAACGTCTCCACCGGCGTCGTCGACGTGCCCATCAGCAGCACGCTGTTCGCCCGTTTCCCGTTCGCCGTGTACTCCGTCGACGACGTGCTGCAGCCCCCGCAGATGTTCGGCAGTTCCCACAAGGCTTCTGCGCCGGCGCCGGGacaggcggctgcggcggcggggcGGCAGAAGGGTGTCCCTAAGAGCGATGTGGCAGCGGAGCCATCGGAAGCGGTGGAAGAGCCAGAAGGTAGCAGCACGAACGCCGCCGCGGCTGGAAGAGGGATCGCGGTGTGGCTGACGACGGTCATTGTTTTGGGTGGCATGGCCTTGTTTCTCAATCTACTAGTTAGCGCGTGA